In Bremerella alba, the genomic window TATCTATGGGAAGTCGCCTACGGTGCGTTCGATTTCAACGAAGACGGTAGTTTAAAGATTCCCTAAGGTCGCGTGGCCCCCTTTTTCATCTCGTCGAGAGTGAAGTTGATCTCGTTTTCACCTGGGTCGACGACCGCAGTCAATTCAGTTTGTGCGTTGTACTTGGGTGGAAGAATTTCCTTTTGCCAACGCGACTCGCCGTTTTCAGGGTTTTCGATTCGGTCTTCGGTCGTAATCGCAACTTGATGATTACCAACCAATGCGCCCCATTCCCGACCCATGAAGTTCAGCGTGTATTCCCCTTGCTGATTAGTCTTTCCATAGGAAGGTCGACCGCTTTCCGGTTGAAAGCGAACCGTTGCATCGGCAAGCGGTGCTCCTTGCAGGATGACTTTGCCATGCGCGTTGCCGAACTCTAGATCAGGCCTTCCGCCAAAGCAGCCAAGTGTTGTCGTCAGCGCGACGAGCATCGTCAATCGCCATATCATGATAGATCTCCTGATAAAAGGTCTTCAAAGCTTTTACCTGCCGATGACTAGTACTCGCCAACTGTCTGGCCATCGAAGCGGTTCGAGAGATTTTGATACGTGGACTGATCGATTGTTTCAGGGAGGAAGTGAACGCTGCCGTCAGCGAACGCGAACATGGCTCCGCCTGGGTGTAGGCTACTGAACCAATGACGGTACTGCCAGTTGGTAGGTTCGGGCTCATTCATCGGGAAGCCCGTACAGCCGGCGACCTCCAGGGATCCGTAGTATCCACTGTTGTCCTGGTTTCCGTCCGTAGTGCCGGCCCATTGGGTATAGGTAACGTTCGTATTGAACGGAAGTTTTAAGTGACGTTCACCAACCATCATGGTGTTTGACGAACCGTCGGTGATGTCCCGAAATGCATTCCCTTCCACTCGGTGGTGAAA contains:
- a CDS encoding carboxypeptidase regulatory-like domain-containing protein, translating into MIWRLTMLVALTTTLGCFGGRPDLEFGNAHGKVILQGAPLADATVRFQPESGRPSYGKTNQQGEYTLNFMGREWGALVGNHQVAITTEDRIENPENGESRWQKEILPPKYNAQTELTAVVDPGENEINFTLDEMKKGATRP